A genomic segment from Aegilops tauschii subsp. strangulata cultivar AL8/78 chromosome 1, Aet v6.0, whole genome shotgun sequence encodes:
- the LOC109736899 gene encoding uncharacterized protein isoform X2 encodes MDSAMLSLTCAGLGAAEEDDDGGAVGYVKGEHCLDNLKDLQRLLRRDDPERREVFKQVCKWRIASRDLVPIIENYQSDRNLVITAVKVLVFLTMPVDPSSEDVAQQIEYLWDLKAALTRNVAIAVIVSLLEDPLDHLERTSFTEDDWKLVQLVLTLFRNVLAIQEITLPQKASGEATQLLYLADSFLELMFKENMMDLILVLAQHIDEPSGYLKHENLLLLEIFHYLFLGRDPELIAKVRPEGSKEQVNGDDTSVDSLRLMMEKEEKEKRMFRQRNAENHALNGIFTCLAVDGSKSLCKGNPSSAMSSANSLRKMRNVQRGPQKRIAWDNELLYIPKEGIMEMLRSFMDQFLSGGYNVLMQSVCDDIVKQHHSIEKSDNITFFKVVCFVLAFQHEKASNAQKSNAGPQLSETSPGNECDDLPFCDDICGPVAATLNEDMFNIVLSRWREAYEDLKHSKDYKTLSAAGSLMKNMIGMIYLVVKVHPEDSRESQTARVLLYKLFYDQTEQGLTQFLLNLFRSFDTHKQPKSALADLLETVHIMLQLMEKLQARGALRVAKRTRKGRKKKTSDDKHESTKPETENVEQSYIDPTDETKATSDSLPDLRSGDPLAEPTLVEQGKVDSDGTDLPDTIVDTAVNLESTTQLGGDPSSAGSGEKEKNPINEEEDTCTTQLGGDPSSAGSGEKKRNPINEEEDTCTTQLGGDPSSAGSAEKKRNTINEEEDASDSSSDDCPPATSEVDFNVSRLISSLANNSVVQNICWLLKYYKTNSFRTNHYIICMLRRFCEDLDVSPMLYQLSLLTTFYDILAEQKSSSSKEYANIVNFLSKIVRKLVRAMKKQPLLFVDALFWKTRKECHCIDADYLLNEFKGDVNNKGGEVGSSKGWGGPVNIADSLGDDEADYDIPHEPYDGDKNGDSSSGEREGDTQKSMGARDKRSILLSLSDSEGEAEDNDRTTISRGSQNKEVPKRRGRSIFNEEQEKLIRDLHEKYKDDRKCSHLIAEALDPSGKISSAQISRKLTQLGIRSVTRRTKVPEASLSAEGLVTQPQNDVLDDPKPESTRRRRKRLHRLSSKDDNNDNHPVSSDEETLQSLKGRTKNKELPSVDLSPRKSQHQEASQGDSDDETIGSLLRGKKKRLLTSDVSENKQKHLDSLKNIAPGVEAIGSNIITKNKGLPSVDLAPSISQHQEASQGTDSDDATIGSLLGGKKKRLSTSDITENKQEDLDSSKNIGLSVETIGSNAITKNKELPSVDLVPSISQHQETSQGADSDDETIGSLLRGKKKRLSTSDIAENKQDLDSSKNTGRGVETIGSNIIPKNKELASVDLPPGISQHQEASQGTDSDDETIGSLLRGKKRRLSTSDVTENRQEHQDSLKDIVPDNETMGSNVMDAPLHQELNSSNDNGGDAGEAELLDDLSEPELDGREDTEQRTIDDRDMPESGDMTGSNASQKAGFKRRHRMVIDDDDDE; translated from the exons ATGGACTCGGCGATGCTCTCGCTCACCTGCGCCGGCCTCGGGGCCGCGGAGGAAGACGACGACGGGGGCGCCGTCGGCTACGTCAAGGGCGAGCACTGCCTCG ACAATCTGAAGGATCTGCAGAGGCTGCTGCGGCGGGACGACCCGGAGCGGCGGGAGGTCTTCAAGCAGGTCTGCAAGTGGAGGATCGCGTCCAGGGATCTGGTGCCCATCATCGAGAACTACCAGTCCGACCGCAACCTCGTCATCACGGCAG TGAAAGTGTTGGTATTCCTTACCATGCCTGTCGATCCTTCATCAGAGGATGTTGCTCAGCAGATAGAGTATCTGTGGGATTTGAAGGCTGCACTCACACGGAATGTTGCAATCGCAGTGATTGTGTCTCTTCTTGAGGACCCATTGGATCATTTGGAAAG AACTTCATTCACGGAAGATGACTGGAAGCTAGTACAGCTGGTGCTTACTTTATTCCGCAACGTCTTGGCTATTCAAGAAATCACATTGCCTCAAAAGGCATCTGGGGAAGCTACCCAGTTATTGTACCTGGCTGACAGCTTTTTAGAGCTCATGTTTAAAGAAAATATGATGGACCTAATCTTAGTGCTAGCTCAACATATTGATGAGCCCTCTGGTTATCTCAAGCATGAAAACCTTCTTTTGTTGGAAATCTTTCATTATCTTTTCTTGGGCCGGGACCCAGAATTGATCGCCAAAGTTCGTCCAGAAGGCTCAAAG GAGCAGGTCAATGGAGATGATACATCAGTTGATTCATTGAGattgatgatggagaaggaagagaaggaaaaaaGGATGTTCAGGCAGAGAAACGCGGAGAATCACGCACTCAACGGAATTTTTACATGCCTTGCAGTG GATGGATCTAAGTCATTGTGCAAAGGGAACCCCAGCTCAGCAATGTCATCTGCAAATAGCCTCCGGAAAATGCGTAATGTCCAAAGAGGCCCTCAGAAAAGGATAGCATGGGATAATGAACTTCTTTACATACCAAAGGAGGGTATTATGGAAATGCTAAGAAGTTTCATGGATCAATTTTTATCTGGAGGATATAATG TCTTGATGCAGTCTGTTTGTGATGATATCGTGAAGCAGCATCATTCTATCGAGAAATCTGATAACATTACATTCTTCAAAGTCGTTTGCTTTGTCTTAGCTTTTCAACACGAGAAAGCATCAAATGCTCAG AAATCAAATGCTGGGCCCCAGCTGTCCGAGACTTCACCAGGCAATGAATGTGATGATCTGCCGTTTTGTGATGACATATGTGGACCTGTTGCAGCCACATTAAACGAAGATATGTTCAATATAGTCTTGTCCAGGTGGCGTGAGGCCTATGAAGACCTGAAGCATTCTAAGGATTACAAAACTCTTTCAGCTGCTGGCTCCTTAATGAAGAACATG ATTGGCATGATATATTTGGTGGTGAAAGTTCATCCTGAAGATTCAAGGGAATCTCAAACAGCCCGCGTTTTACTGTATAAGCTGTTCTATGATCAGACAGAACAAGGCCTGACTCAGTTTCTCCTGAACTTGTTCAGATCTTTTGATACTCATAAGCAACCAAAAAG CGCTCTTGCGGATTTACTAGAAACAGTTCATATCATGCTACAGCTGATGGAGAAGCTTCAAGCACGTGGTGCTTTAAGG GTTGCGAAAAGGACAAGAAAGGGCAGAAAAAAGAAGACGTCAGATGACAAACATGAGAGTACCAAACCTGAAACAGAGAATGTGGAGCAAAGCTACATAGACCCAACAGATGAGACTAAAGCCACATCTGATTCACTTCCAGATTTGAGAAGCGGGGATCCTCTAGCAGAACCTACTCTCGTAGAGCAAGGAAAAGTTGATTCCGATGGCACAGATCTGCCAGATACAATTGTGGATACGGCTGTTAATCTGGAGAGCACCACACAGCTTGGAGGTGATCCATCTTCTGCAGGCAGTGGCGAAAAGGAAAAAAATCCCATTAATGAAGAGGAAGATACTTGTACCACACAGCTTGGAGGTGATCCATCTTCTGCAGGCAGTggtgaaaagaaaagaaatcccATTAACGAAGAGGAAGATACTTGTACCACACAGCTTGGAGGTGATCCATCTTCTGCAGGCAGtgctgaaaagaaaagaaataccatTAATGAAGAGGAAGATGCTTCAGATTCTTCAAGTGATGATTGCCCCCCAGCTACAAGTGAAGTTGATTTTAATGTATCACGGTTAATATCCAGCCTAGCCAACAATTCTGTTGTCCAAAATATATGCTGGTTGTTGAAGTACTATAAGACTAACTCCTTCCGAACAAACCACTACATCATATGCATGCTGCGGAGATTCTGTGAAGATCTAGATGTGTCACCAATGCTATATCAG CTATCGCTTCTGACTACTTTCTATGATATATTAGCTGAACAGAAGTCTTCGAGTTCAAAGGAGTATGCAAATATTGTAAATTTTCTTTCTAAAATTGTAAGGAAGTTGGTGAGAGCAATGAAAAAACAGCCACTGTTATTTGTTGATGCCCTCTTTTGGAAGACAAGAAAGGAATGCCATTGCATTGACGCTGATTATCTACTGAATGAGTTCAAGGGAGATGTTAACAATAAGGGTGGTGAAGTTGGTTCAAGTAAGGGATGGGGAGGTCCAGTAAATATAGCAGATTCTCTTGGTGACGATGAAGCTGACTATGATATACCACATGAACCATATGATGGTGATAA GAATGGAGATTCATCTTCTGGTGAACGTGAAGGTGATACTCAGAAGAGCATGGGTGCCAGAGACAAAAGGAGCATATTACTGTCACTTTCAGACAGTGAAGGTGAAGCTGAGGATAATGATAG GACTACTATATCTAGAGGCTCTCAGAATAAAGAGGTCCCAAAGAGACGAGGGCGTTCCATTTTTAATGAAGAGCAAGAGAAGCTTATCAGAGATCTTCACGAGAA ATATAAGGATGATCGTAAATGCAGTCATCTAATTGCTGAAGCTCTAGATCCCAGTGGAAAGATATCGTCGGCTCAAATTTCTCGAAAGCTTACACAGCTAGGTATCAGGAGTGTCACTAGGAGGACAAAAGTTCCAGAGGCATCTCTTTCAGCCGAAGGTCTGGTTACACAACCACAAAACGATGTGCTGGATGATCCGAAGCCAGAAAGCACCCG GCGCAGGAGGAAAAGGCTACATCGATTAAGCAGTAAGGATGACAATAACGATAATCATCCAGTATCATCTGATGAAGAAACATTGCAATCACTTAAGGGCAG AACCAAAAATAAGGAGCTGCCCTCGGTGGACCTTTCACCGCGTAAATCACAGCATCAAGAGGCTTCGCAGGGTGATTCTGATGATGAGACCATAGGATCTCTGCTTAG AGGAAAGAAGAAAAGGTTATTGACATCAGATGTTTCAGAGAATAAACAAAAACACCTAGATTCTTTGAAGAACATTGCTCCGGGGGTTGAGGCTATCGGTTCAAATATCAT AACCAAAAATAAGGGGCTGCCATCCGTGGATCTTGCACCAAGTATATCACAGCATCAAGAGGCTTCGCAGGGCACAGATTCTGATGATGCGACCATAGGATCTCTGCTTGG AGGAAAGAAGAAAAGGTTATCAACGTCAGATATTACAGAGAATAAACAAGAAGACCTAGATTCTTCAAAGAACATTGGTCTGAGTGTTGAGACTATCGGTTCAAATGCCAT AACCAAAAATAAGGAGCTGCCGTCCGTGGATCTTGTACCGAGTATATCACAGCATCAAGAGACTTCGCAGGGCGCAGATTCTGATGATGAGACCATAGGATCTCTGCTTAG AGGAAAGAAGAAAAGGTTATCAACATCAGATATTGCAGAGAATAAACAAGACCTAGATTCTTCGAAGAACACTGGTCGGGGCGTTGAGACTATCGGTTCAAATATCAT ACCCAAAAATAAGGAGCTGGCATCGGTGGATCTTCCACCAGGTATATCACAGCATCAAGAGGCTTCGCAGGGCACAGATTCTGATGATGAAACCATAGGATCTCTGCTTAG AGGAAAGAAAAGAAGGTTATCTACATCAGATGTTACAGAGAACAGACAAGAACACCAAGATTCTTTGAAGGACATCGTTCCGGACAATGAGACTATGGGTTCAAATGTCAT GGACGCCCCTCTCCATCAGGAGCTGAACTCATCTAACGATAACGGTGGTGATGCTGGTGAGGCTGAACTTCTGGATGACTTGAGTGAGCCTGAGCTGGATGGTCGTGAAGATACTGAGCAACGGACGATCGACGACAGAGACATGCCTGAATCTGGGGACATGACAGGCTCTAATGCCAGTCAGAAGGCTGGTTTCAAAAGAAGACACAGGATGGTGattgacgacgacgacgacgagtaG
- the LOC109736899 gene encoding uncharacterized protein isoform X4 — MDSAMLSLTCAGLGAAEEDDDGGAVGYVKGEHCLDNLKDLQRLLRRDDPERREVFKQVCKWRIASRDLVPIIENYQSDRNLVITAVKVLVFLTMPVDPSSEDVAQQIEYLWDLKAALTRNVAIAVIVSLLEDPLDHLERTSFTEDDWKLVQLVLTLFRNVLAIQEITLPQKASGEATQLLYLADSFLELMFKENMMDLILVLAQHIDEPSGYLKHENLLLLEIFHYLFLGRDPELIAKVRPEGSKEQVNGDDTSVDSLRLMMEKEEKEKRMFRQRNAENHALNGIFTCLAVDGSKSLCKGNPSSAMSSANSLRKMRNVQRGPQKRIAWDNELLYIPKEGIMEMLRSFMDQFLSGGYNVLMQSVCDDIVKQHHSIEKSDNITFFKVVCFVLAFQHEKASNAQKSNAGPQLSETSPGNECDDLPFCDDICGPVAATLNEDMFNIVLSRWREAYEDLKHSKDYKTLSAAGSLMKNMIGMIYLVVKVHPEDSRESQTARVLLYKLFYDQTEQGLTQFLLNLFRSFDTHKQPKSALADLLETVHIMLQLMEKLQARGALRVAKRTRKGRKKKTSDDKHESTKPETENVEQSYIDPTDETKATSDSLPDLRSGDPLAEPTLVEQGKVDSDGTDLPDTIVDTAVNLESTTQLGGDPSSAGSGEKEKNPINEEEDTCTTQLGGDPSSAGSGEKKRNPINEEEDTCTTQLGGDPSSAGSAEKKRNTINEEEDASDSSSDDCPPATSEVDFNVSRLISSLANNSVVQNICWLLKYYKTNSFRTNHYIICMLRRFCEDLDVSPMLYQLSLLTTFYDILAEQKSSSSKEYANIVNFLSKIVRKLVRAMKKQPLLFVDALFWKTRKECHCIDADYLLNEFKGDVNNKGGEVGSSKGWGGPVNIADSLGDDEADYDIPHEPYDGDKNGDSSSGEREGDTQKSMGARDKRSILLSLSDSEGEAEDNDRTTISRGSQNKEVPKRRGRSIFNEEQEKLIRDLHEKYKDDRKCSHLIAEALDPSGKISSAQISRKLTQLGIRSVTRRTKVPEASLSAEGLVTQPQNDVLDDPKPESTRRRRKRLHRLSSKDDNNDNHPVSSDEETLQSLKGRTKNKELPSVDLSPRKSQHQEASQGTDSDDATIGSLLGGKKKRLSTSDITENKQEDLDSSKNIGLSVETIGSNAITKNKELPSVDLVPSISQHQETSQGADSDDETIGSLLSRGKKKRLSTSDIAENKQDLDSSKNTGRGVETIGSNIIPKNKELASVDLPPGISQHQEASQGTDSDDETIGSLLRGKKRRLSTSDVTENRQEHQDSLKDIVPDNETMGSNVMDAPLHQELNSSNDNGGDAGEAELLDDLSEPELDGREDTEQRTIDDRDMPESGDMTGSNASQKAGFKRRHRMVIDDDDDE, encoded by the exons ATGGACTCGGCGATGCTCTCGCTCACCTGCGCCGGCCTCGGGGCCGCGGAGGAAGACGACGACGGGGGCGCCGTCGGCTACGTCAAGGGCGAGCACTGCCTCG ACAATCTGAAGGATCTGCAGAGGCTGCTGCGGCGGGACGACCCGGAGCGGCGGGAGGTCTTCAAGCAGGTCTGCAAGTGGAGGATCGCGTCCAGGGATCTGGTGCCCATCATCGAGAACTACCAGTCCGACCGCAACCTCGTCATCACGGCAG TGAAAGTGTTGGTATTCCTTACCATGCCTGTCGATCCTTCATCAGAGGATGTTGCTCAGCAGATAGAGTATCTGTGGGATTTGAAGGCTGCACTCACACGGAATGTTGCAATCGCAGTGATTGTGTCTCTTCTTGAGGACCCATTGGATCATTTGGAAAG AACTTCATTCACGGAAGATGACTGGAAGCTAGTACAGCTGGTGCTTACTTTATTCCGCAACGTCTTGGCTATTCAAGAAATCACATTGCCTCAAAAGGCATCTGGGGAAGCTACCCAGTTATTGTACCTGGCTGACAGCTTTTTAGAGCTCATGTTTAAAGAAAATATGATGGACCTAATCTTAGTGCTAGCTCAACATATTGATGAGCCCTCTGGTTATCTCAAGCATGAAAACCTTCTTTTGTTGGAAATCTTTCATTATCTTTTCTTGGGCCGGGACCCAGAATTGATCGCCAAAGTTCGTCCAGAAGGCTCAAAG GAGCAGGTCAATGGAGATGATACATCAGTTGATTCATTGAGattgatgatggagaaggaagagaaggaaaaaaGGATGTTCAGGCAGAGAAACGCGGAGAATCACGCACTCAACGGAATTTTTACATGCCTTGCAGTG GATGGATCTAAGTCATTGTGCAAAGGGAACCCCAGCTCAGCAATGTCATCTGCAAATAGCCTCCGGAAAATGCGTAATGTCCAAAGAGGCCCTCAGAAAAGGATAGCATGGGATAATGAACTTCTTTACATACCAAAGGAGGGTATTATGGAAATGCTAAGAAGTTTCATGGATCAATTTTTATCTGGAGGATATAATG TCTTGATGCAGTCTGTTTGTGATGATATCGTGAAGCAGCATCATTCTATCGAGAAATCTGATAACATTACATTCTTCAAAGTCGTTTGCTTTGTCTTAGCTTTTCAACACGAGAAAGCATCAAATGCTCAG AAATCAAATGCTGGGCCCCAGCTGTCCGAGACTTCACCAGGCAATGAATGTGATGATCTGCCGTTTTGTGATGACATATGTGGACCTGTTGCAGCCACATTAAACGAAGATATGTTCAATATAGTCTTGTCCAGGTGGCGTGAGGCCTATGAAGACCTGAAGCATTCTAAGGATTACAAAACTCTTTCAGCTGCTGGCTCCTTAATGAAGAACATG ATTGGCATGATATATTTGGTGGTGAAAGTTCATCCTGAAGATTCAAGGGAATCTCAAACAGCCCGCGTTTTACTGTATAAGCTGTTCTATGATCAGACAGAACAAGGCCTGACTCAGTTTCTCCTGAACTTGTTCAGATCTTTTGATACTCATAAGCAACCAAAAAG CGCTCTTGCGGATTTACTAGAAACAGTTCATATCATGCTACAGCTGATGGAGAAGCTTCAAGCACGTGGTGCTTTAAGG GTTGCGAAAAGGACAAGAAAGGGCAGAAAAAAGAAGACGTCAGATGACAAACATGAGAGTACCAAACCTGAAACAGAGAATGTGGAGCAAAGCTACATAGACCCAACAGATGAGACTAAAGCCACATCTGATTCACTTCCAGATTTGAGAAGCGGGGATCCTCTAGCAGAACCTACTCTCGTAGAGCAAGGAAAAGTTGATTCCGATGGCACAGATCTGCCAGATACAATTGTGGATACGGCTGTTAATCTGGAGAGCACCACACAGCTTGGAGGTGATCCATCTTCTGCAGGCAGTGGCGAAAAGGAAAAAAATCCCATTAATGAAGAGGAAGATACTTGTACCACACAGCTTGGAGGTGATCCATCTTCTGCAGGCAGTggtgaaaagaaaagaaatcccATTAACGAAGAGGAAGATACTTGTACCACACAGCTTGGAGGTGATCCATCTTCTGCAGGCAGtgctgaaaagaaaagaaataccatTAATGAAGAGGAAGATGCTTCAGATTCTTCAAGTGATGATTGCCCCCCAGCTACAAGTGAAGTTGATTTTAATGTATCACGGTTAATATCCAGCCTAGCCAACAATTCTGTTGTCCAAAATATATGCTGGTTGTTGAAGTACTATAAGACTAACTCCTTCCGAACAAACCACTACATCATATGCATGCTGCGGAGATTCTGTGAAGATCTAGATGTGTCACCAATGCTATATCAG CTATCGCTTCTGACTACTTTCTATGATATATTAGCTGAACAGAAGTCTTCGAGTTCAAAGGAGTATGCAAATATTGTAAATTTTCTTTCTAAAATTGTAAGGAAGTTGGTGAGAGCAATGAAAAAACAGCCACTGTTATTTGTTGATGCCCTCTTTTGGAAGACAAGAAAGGAATGCCATTGCATTGACGCTGATTATCTACTGAATGAGTTCAAGGGAGATGTTAACAATAAGGGTGGTGAAGTTGGTTCAAGTAAGGGATGGGGAGGTCCAGTAAATATAGCAGATTCTCTTGGTGACGATGAAGCTGACTATGATATACCACATGAACCATATGATGGTGATAA GAATGGAGATTCATCTTCTGGTGAACGTGAAGGTGATACTCAGAAGAGCATGGGTGCCAGAGACAAAAGGAGCATATTACTGTCACTTTCAGACAGTGAAGGTGAAGCTGAGGATAATGATAG GACTACTATATCTAGAGGCTCTCAGAATAAAGAGGTCCCAAAGAGACGAGGGCGTTCCATTTTTAATGAAGAGCAAGAGAAGCTTATCAGAGATCTTCACGAGAA ATATAAGGATGATCGTAAATGCAGTCATCTAATTGCTGAAGCTCTAGATCCCAGTGGAAAGATATCGTCGGCTCAAATTTCTCGAAAGCTTACACAGCTAGGTATCAGGAGTGTCACTAGGAGGACAAAAGTTCCAGAGGCATCTCTTTCAGCCGAAGGTCTGGTTACACAACCACAAAACGATGTGCTGGATGATCCGAAGCCAGAAAGCACCCG GCGCAGGAGGAAAAGGCTACATCGATTAAGCAGTAAGGATGACAATAACGATAATCATCCAGTATCATCTGATGAAGAAACATTGCAATCACTTAAGGGCAG AACCAAAAATAAGGAGCTGCCCTCGGTGGACCTTTCACCGCGTAAATCACAGCATCAAGAG GCTTCGCAGGGCACAGATTCTGATGATGCGACCATAGGATCTCTGCTTGG AGGAAAGAAGAAAAGGTTATCAACGTCAGATATTACAGAGAATAAACAAGAAGACCTAGATTCTTCAAAGAACATTGGTCTGAGTGTTGAGACTATCGGTTCAAATGCCAT AACCAAAAATAAGGAGCTGCCGTCCGTGGATCTTGTACCGAGTATATCACAGCATCAAGAGACTTCGCAGGGCGCAGATTCTGATGATGAGACCATAGGATCTCTGCTTAG TAGAGGAAAGAAGAAAAGGTTATCAACATCAGATATTGCAGAGAATAAACAAGACCTAGATTCTTCGAAGAACACTGGTCGGGGCGTTGAGACTATCGGTTCAAATATCAT ACCCAAAAATAAGGAGCTGGCATCGGTGGATCTTCCACCAGGTATATCACAGCATCAAGAGGCTTCGCAGGGCACAGATTCTGATGATGAAACCATAGGATCTCTGCTTAG AGGAAAGAAAAGAAGGTTATCTACATCAGATGTTACAGAGAACAGACAAGAACACCAAGATTCTTTGAAGGACATCGTTCCGGACAATGAGACTATGGGTTCAAATGTCAT GGACGCCCCTCTCCATCAGGAGCTGAACTCATCTAACGATAACGGTGGTGATGCTGGTGAGGCTGAACTTCTGGATGACTTGAGTGAGCCTGAGCTGGATGGTCGTGAAGATACTGAGCAACGGACGATCGACGACAGAGACATGCCTGAATCTGGGGACATGACAGGCTCTAATGCCAGTCAGAAGGCTGGTTTCAAAAGAAGACACAGGATGGTGattgacgacgacgacgacgagtaG